GCGGCTCCGAATCCAGTGAACGCGCAACCCGCTGCGAACTGTCAGCTTCTGACTAGACAAAGAAGCGTGCACGCGCATTTGCGCAAGCACCTCCACAGTTATTGGGATTTTGTGGACTCCCCCTGCCGGGCGCATGACGTATTGCTGCTGTTCCAGTCCCCTTTTACGCATGCGCGTATCGTTCCTGTTGTGGGCTGGCTTCTGATAACTGGTACTCACGTGGGAGTCCGGGCACAGTGACCATAATAACTTCCCCCGGTAGGTATCTCCGGGGAACTAGGGCGATGAGTGGGAGTTTTGTGTATACGGTCAGTAGGCTTTCTACTGTATAAAGAAGCAGTTTCATATGGTCCCTTTGGATGTATTgtcccatacctcccaagtgtccctgttcagGAGAGAGAGTCCTCTCTGGTCTTTAAATCCCTGATGCTCCTTTTTCCTACCTCTTTTCTAGgaactcagaatgtttgctgggtatgagggtatcgcagggttctacagccctaaaagcccccataatgtgtatagaaacagcaggaatggctttataaattaaacatatgtTATTCTCACTCAAATCAAGAAGGCGCCAAATCACATAAAAGGTAAAGCCCTACCCCTAGCCACTCCTCTTACCACACCCCTTAGGGGCCCCTCTTTGGCCCTTTCCCATATTGGGAATCTGCCGCCGGTATGGAAACCAATCaataaacaaaggaatacaGCTTTAGCGTGATTGGCGCTTTCTGTGTTCATACTAACAGGgaatgtatgatgtcacaaggCAGGACTTCCTATGTGATGATGCGTGTTTCTTGTCTCACTTTAGGGGCGTCCGATTGCAAGGACCTCTTCATATGGAAATCAAGGTTTTATGTTTTCAACCTGACTGATTCTAACAATGTCTACTCCGGTAACATAAAACACATCCCTTTCTTTtcaattgtcatttttttctgagcATTTTCTCTACATTTTTGGACCTCCAGTCATTTTGTCGAACGATGTGTGCAGGGGGTCTAAAAAGGGGGTCTTTTTAGACCCCAGGGTGCATGTCTTCcttttgatttcaatgggagcactttcttgtcactgattgacagcttaatcagccaatcaggcgAAAGACAAGTGGGATCATGGAGAAAGAATGACGATTTTGCtttagtttacttttttttcttgtttttgacgAAGGGGTATAATActgcccctttacattttcgtgGTGTCTTCTTGTAATTGTATGGagaggttctgcagaatcccttaatatacatttaaccctttagcttGCAGGATTTGTGTTATCTGAGCACATCTCCTGCTGTGTTATATACTAAGCACCgctcagctccagcactggctcagtAAGGGTCCCGGAGGCAGGGTCCGCATGTGCAGAAAGTACTGCCATTTATTGCAATAGAAGCACTTTTTTTGCCACCGATtaactgcttcaagcagccaattgtTACACCTTATCTCCTCCTAAACGTAAATAATGTATTCCTTTTTTAACGGCTTCGATGAAAGTATATTAAAGTATCTAcaaagtacttttatatacattctgTGTTTATAAGGCTGCCTGGGTCACCGGACGCCCTTTTTCAGACAAAATACTTTTCTCCTTGATCATTAAGCGTAGTAATGTAGGTCAGCCATGTTTTTCTTATCTCTTTAATTCTATCCACCATGACTCTGCTTATCTGATATATATTGATGATTAAAATATCTCGTCAGGTCCCAGTTACGTTCCACGACGTCGTGGCTTCTTTTACAGAGGAGCAGTGGACCAGCTtggagagaggaaagagagagctTTACCAGAATGTGATCAAGCAAATCCACAATGCTTTGCTAACGCTAGGTGAGTCTCCGTAATGACTATAATATTGCAAATATGTTGTAACAACGTTACACAACGCATTGTATGCATACAACGCAAAAACTAAAAGGAATAAAGTTctataaaattgtgtttttgtttcctaaTGAATGTTGTAGCCTCGTTTTCGACTCCAATTAATACTTCAGTTAGGTCTCATTTAACTTCTGCTCCCTCCGATGAGAGGGACAGCAGCCGATCACATGGACGCTAGCGATACACTTTCTccttttcttatatttattttgacgTCTCTATGCACTCAGATCCAGATAGCTCCGTGTCTTTAGGTAATACAGGGATCTGGCATACTTTATAGCATTAGGCGATTATCCATCTAAATCTAGTAATTAGCTGGTAGATGTCGACCATTTCTAATGACGACTTCTTGACTATAATGAAATAAAGATGGTTCGGCCATCGCTAATTCAACAGCTACATTGGGTCTTTGCAAATACCTTTCCAATGGGTGTCTGTTAGCGTTGTCTGTTGGCTGAGATACATCTTCTAGGTCTGCATCATAACCTGGAACAAGGTCCCTTCGTGCTCATGGCTGCTGTACTGTTTATAATTCTGTGGTATTCGTTAAACAGGTTACACAATTGTGAATCCAGACACCCTATTCAGAATAACGAAAGAAGACGAAGCCTGTGTCCGCATTGAGTATTCCTCTGACCATAATGACGGTAACATTATTTCACCCGTTTACTGTTTGACCTGGTTCCAAACTTCTGTAGACCTGTGTTATATACTCTACTGTTTGGGgtcatttctagctgtaacataattgcaaaagggttttctaacgatcaatcatccttttaaacttaaacttggatccgCAAACACatcgtgccattggaacacaggagtgatgggagtgataaagggcctctgtacgcctatgaagatattccataaaaaatcagccgtttccaacTACAATAgtgatttacaacattaaccccaccTGTGCTGGgtttccatttcatgttattttaatggaataaatgtgcttttcttttaaaaaaaaaaacacaaacaaaaacaaggacattcctAGGTGACCCCAAAATTTTGAACCATAGGTACTTTCCAGGAATGTGATCACTTTGGAatggccttttttttaaaaaatattgttaagtGATATGGGGGTCTCAGACTTTTACCCCCTTGTCTGTGCAAACAATGAATTACTGTGATTTGTTTTACTCTTGTAGTTGTCCCGGatcttttgctaaaaataaaggAGGAAGCAGCAGATGAAACCCCCTGCAGTGAAGAGGAACTTAATGCAGGTGGGTGACATTCCAGAGTATTTTGGTGTaacattgttttagtttttttatggaAGATTTTTAAATCTCCATATTACTTTCCAATACCACTACCCTGATTAGAAATGATTATGTAGCTAATCTGCATTCTGCCCATTattgtgtttagttttattcattttgatttATAGACCCATCCCCCAATACTGGATTAAGAACATGCTGGGTCCCAAAATGACCAAATGGCCAAAAATTGTGAtttcatataaatgtatataactgTTCTTTACAGCATATCCTGTAATCCATTCTGTGATTTCCTTAAACATCAAGCAAGAACGGGAGGTTTGCAAGAAAGTCAGCATGGGCTCTGAAGCTAAGCCAAAAAGTgagtctatatatatttattttatttttttaatgataactAAATGCAGCGTTAGAAACATCTTTCCTGGTAAAATGAACTGAAAGGTTACATGATTATTGGCTGCCTgtaaattcattgttttttctaATTACATTCGCcgtattaaatatgttttctgtataaaataatctttttgcAGATCACCCAGATACACAAGAGGACAACCTGTCCTTCGTTAAGGAAGAGGAAGAAATGTGTTCCATAGATAATTATAACCATGCCGACCTGGATATCAATGTCATCTGCACCTCGCGTAAGGCATTGGTATATTCTTTCCTAAATGGCATTCAGAATACCAAAAAACTATGTGGAAGTCTCGAAATAATAATctttacaagaaaaataaaccaTAATTCAGTGTCTAGCGGTGTGTGCAAGAATCAACAAAGCTTGGCAAttaaaaactaaacattaatgaatatttttcttttttaaaaaaaggtaaagtaTGCTTTTTTgaatgaaaaaagtaaataaaaaatgtgtatagtcTAGATTAATCAGCAGAACATAAAACCCTCCTATACTCTTAAGTTTTCTGAGCGCaccacataaaaaatatttgtaatacatCACGTGAGTCTGAGGTTGGAGcgtatcctgttttttttaaattatttttaaaatattttttcactaatTCTAATGCAACACCGTTTATtgattattacttattatttattatttttgctgtttttgtgaACAGCTCCTACTGCGGTGAAAGAAGAGGACATCTCACAGCTGCTGGAAATACAGCCCACGGGCCGCTACAGGACAGGTGaatggttttatgttttattatgggaaatattcatatttttttttttagaaactattaaaagaagaatgaagaaTAGATATTGTCACATTCTAGAGCACTTTTACTTTTTGAGCTACCACAGTGATGATGTCTGATTGGCTTCCATTAGCTgcttaatatttttatcaataTTTCTATCAATTCCCAGTGAAACAGAATTCTGCGACCAACTCTTAACGGCTACCCCTTGAGTCACCGTAAATTATTTTACACCCATGtagttataaaatatgtttttgtttcgcATTCGTATTTTACATGAGTTTTCATACTACTTCTCTAGGATCTATTCCGCAGTCGTATATCCTGGTTTcgttaaaatgtttataatatgCTCACTCTGCGCACATTCATGAATACGTTCTGTTGGTGTAACAGATGATGAACccataaaacaagaaatggaCGACCAGATAGAAGGTCACGCAGGCTACGAGCATACCGGTACGTGGATTCCAGTTACACCGTGTCTTTACCTCGATTTTTATATGGTCTGTGTAAGcttttatgtgttttcttttcagaTTTCACTATAAGAAGGCATGAATATGAAGAGGAATCAGGTGGAACAAACGCAGTAAGTGAAACTTTACATGGCTGTTACAGAACTCCTCTaccctatgcctatcccatgcatgtttaaccccccCCACTGTAACTAGCTTCTACCACATCTCCTgagaggctgttctatttatctaccaccctctcggtagaATAAAACatcctaaaataaaatgcattcatcTTTCAGCTGTCAGTAAAAAGGATAAAAGTCGGCTTCCAGGCAGAAGGCGGCACAGAAAGGTGAGTGTTATAACCCTCATATTCCTCATGATGGCGCTGCTGTTTGGTGTTCGTATGTcttttttgctgtaaaattcCCAGTTTCAGCCAAtgttgatatataaatattttagcattttacTCTATTCTGTATCATTATTTAGAAAACACATACTTCCGTAGCAGAATGTCACTGGAGTGTAACGGTATATACTGCTTGTAATGTTATCCCACAGAAACCATTCAAACAGTGACAGCAGTGACGACGAAGAAAGGCGGAGGAGATTGGTACGTTTGAATGTTTCTTTTTCGCtctgggctttattcactaaatggagagttgaGTTTCAGTTCCTtgctttgaaatatatttacttattttttttacttttgcatTTCTTCCCTACAGATAGAAATCATGGACAGGGAGCGTCACAGTCGCCCAACTCCCCCATTTCTGCTGAACTGCCTGGAGTGGGTTCCCGATCGGCGAGAAGAATGTACGAAGCGTAAGCCCCCCGCTGCTCCTGTGCGCGTCGGGGACACAGCCTGGTGCTCGTGTGGGGGCTGCGTGGCGTTGCCCACGGATGATGAGTGCGTATGTTGCACTGAGATAAAGAACATCGAGCCCTTGCTTTCCGAgggcaaaaaatgcatttgtgacAGCGATTACGTCAGGGACAGGCTGGTTTCCCGAGAGCACATTATATCGCTGTATCGATACAGCTCGAGTTACTCCAAGCTGCGGTTACCGCGCATGGACGACCTGAAAGAAAGGTGAGATGTGATCCAAACCTCTGCATGCTCACTTAGTAAATAAAGCCCAACTTCTGACTATGCTAAAAGACTGGGGCAAAAGGCAGAAAGAGTGTTTCATTAGTCGCCATGGCGATGGCCCCACATTTGGCACATAGCACCATATTAGCTTTTAGCAGTTAGGATATTAAAAGAAACGGGTAATATTCTGACTGGTTTTAGTAACATTTCAGACATACCCCTTGCCCACTGTCAACCTCATGGGCCCCGAACCTCACCAATGACTGGTTGTTGGGACTCTCTGATAAAATCATGACTGTTGGCAGCTGTGCTGGAGGGGGGCTATCAGAGCATCATAAccccactttaatgcatatcataACTGAGAGgtctctttacattttcatggtctCATCCTTCTGAAAGCATGGGGTAGGGGGCTTTCTGCATTTGCCCCTCTCCCCACCCCCAGCTTTTTCCTGTCTGGAGTGTTTTAATGAGCGAGTAGAAAATATACCCCTACATGCACATTCctaaataaactattatttttttttgtcccccaTATAGCGACTACAGAAAAACAGCTTACAGGGCCTTTTGCATGTGGGCGTACGGCcgtctggggaggaaaaaaggacGCCCGATTCCAGCGTGCGTGGTCCACAGAATTCGCACGCATTTCCCTAAACCCGACAAGACTTACTTGGGATTGGTTTCCGCGTCGTATGACCCCAACGCCGTCGACATGTTAGACTAAAAATATTCTTCTTTGCTGATTCTGCTGTTTATATTAAAGTTACAATTCTGTACAGTCTGTTTATAGAGAAAAAACGTTCGGattttgaaatgtgtttatttacatttttatggtaaAATAAAGTGGTATTTcttatctgtcacttttccacaaatcctaCATTATACTGCTCTGTACACTAAATTTAGCccaaaataaccaaaataagaaaaaaaaaaccacattggGAAAGTCCTTTAAACTTCCTTTTCTTAtgatctgcaggattattcctccccattgttaTGTCTGCCCCCATCGTTTAGTTGCTGATTATTTTTGATTGGTTCAggtagcctttgtaagggtgtaACTTGTGCCGGAATGACATTCCACTGATCTACTACTCTCTGGTGAAGATATATTTTGACATTAGACAATATTTTCACTCTATGGCCTCTTGTCTGGTGTTCATGTCATATTCTGGTAACCTGTTATCGATGACCTCCATGATTTCAATCATCCATCATGATTTAAAGCAACCAATCAAATGGTCCATTCTTTAGGAAAAAGAAGCTGGTTGCTAAGGTGATAAGGCCACTTTTGATTCATAAACTCCACAGGATTTCCACTCTGACTGCTACACAGTAACCCAAAAGCTACTGGGGGCAGTTCTGGGCTTCTATCGCAGGCATTGTGCAATAACCCCATACCGCGCTATGTACGCACACTGCGCAAGTGGAGCGCTAAACGTGCCGCTTTCTGTTGTATTTCTAGATACCAGTGTCCCGCCCCCAATACCTGAGTGGCTGTGGCGCCTGTCGCTGAAATATCCTCGCGCTCTGCTATAGGACGCGGCGATGCTTTGTCTCCCCCCGCTGGGCAGCCGGCGTTCGTTTCAGTGCGCATGCGTGTTCATTACGTATTCTTGCGTGGTTTCCGCCAACCAGCCATCCAAATGGACACCGGGCACAGGCAGGGAGCATCATGCACATGGTACGTCTTCTGGGGTGGTATGTGGTAAATGCCTTTGGTAAGGCATTGTATTTGGGCTCTGTAGGGTCGCGCATGCGTGATGTGCCAGTTAATCAACGTCATAATTTCTTTTGTTCTTAGGTTTTAGGTCACCTCCAATAACAGGGGCCACAAATCAAAACAATTAACCCCATCTCATCCAAGCAATGCCTTTTCAGGTAAAATGACTGACATTCAATGAATTTCACGTACAACTTGATGCTGAGTTCGGAGCAATCACCAGGGACATCtacttggttgctatggtgattgctccagCTCTAGCATTGGTCCTGTTTTGCTGTTCTATTGTCAAATTTGTTGTCGTATTTCTTATTATAGGGAAAAGTATGAGggggaaatattttttgaataaaTATGCCGTAGAAAATCTTAATTCGTTTATTAGTACAAATATAGTGTTTTTGTGCCGGCCGCTGTCCAAGGCCTATTTCACAACAACACTGTCATTCGCCAAACATTCCCAGTGTTTGTTCTGTGTATCAGAATTCCGACTGGCAGTTATTCATATTCTTAAGTCTTCCCTTCCGTTTTTATTTAGCCGTATCAATACCCGTTTTTTTTCAGGTTGGTTTCCATGACGTTGCGGCCTCTTTTACGGGCGAGCAGTGGATGGGCCTGGAGAGCTGGAAGAAAGAGCTTTACCGAAATGCCGTCACAGAAATCCACCAAGCGTTATTAACACTGGGTGAGAACGCCGGGTTTGCAAATGGTGACCacgtgatgatgtcataaacaaGATACAAATCCAGcaaattgtgttattattattactattattattacagaaaagaatatttttcttttgtaaaatcagaatgttttattatttgccaATAATGTGATGATGTGTAGAAACAGTATGTCGGTCTCCATGGTAACTTCACAGAGATTGGTCTGTGACCCATAACACATCTTGATGATTACAGAGCTCTACTCGCTTGTCTAATTCCCACGATTTTCCGTTGGCAGGTCACACAATTGCTAATCCAGACATTGTATTCCAAATCACAAAATGTGACAAATCAAGCGTCCGCATTGACTGTTCCGGCACGGAAAGGGAAAGTACGGTTGCGGGTAAGACCATAATACCAcctaatttattattatgacttattgttttgtatacattccgtagcgctgtaatTTCTGTCTTTGGACAAAGAAAGTACTTATTTAATAATAAGCTCCTTAACAGGCaggttaataatatattaaaaatggtgTATATTTATCTTCCAACTTTCTGTTTTGTGGAAGGATGTTAAATTCCTAATTACacaccatttagtgaataaaccccttaaaACAGCTTTTAAAGCACGATTAACTCAATGCAAGTTTTTAatgatgtaattttttttcgtAATATCGGCCCGCAGCTCTGACGGGTAATATTTAGGATCAGACCTCATTTAAATGCCTCGTATTTCAGCGTCCCTTATTCAGTAATGAGGTCATGAGTAACTAGAGCGGGTGGGATGTATTCTCTCTCTTCGTAGGCCTACCCGATCTATTATTGAGGGTGAAGGAGGAAACCGATGGAGGAAACGTTTCCAGCGATGAAAAACCTAACGTCGAAAGGTCGGAGAATCTGATATCCCAGACCCTCGCAGAATGTCCTGTCATCACCTCTGTGGTTTCCTTATACGTGaaggaagaacaagaagagaaaGTTTCTCCAAATTCAGAAGTGAAGCCAACAAGTGGGTAGTTTGGTGTTTGTTTGACTCATTGTATATTACGACGAGTTTATGCATCTGCGTCTTATTACTAAGGAGTTGTATATGGAATAGCGGCTTGCCATTATATCTGTCATTATTTATACATCATATAAATGCTGTCTTAGCATATTATCTCccttaataaaaatgcattttattttccagatgCAGATGTCCAAGAAGACAGTTTATTCTCTATTAAGCAAGAAGAAGAAGTTCATTCAATAGATAATTATAACTCTGCAGGCATGGAGAGCGTCGTAACCGTTCCCTGCAGTAAgatattttatctgtttttttatatatatatatatatatatatatatatatatatatatatatatatatatatatatatatatatatatatatatataaagtttggGTTCAAATTTCCTCATTTTGTGAAAGAACAGCACGTTTTGACCATTAAAATACCATgtaatggatcagaaatccagtgcagacggggttcatgttggaaatgactattgtagccctacatgaccccaaacttttgaatggggCAGATCCTGCTTCTTGCTGACATCACATTCGCTCAATAGAAGTTACAGATCAATGATCACTCGTATCATCGATTAGGTTGATGACTCTTAGCATTAAGCCTTTAGTATGGTGTTCTGTATATGTAttccattattatattttttggggggatttgcttattttttaataggTCCTACTTCAGCGATTAAGCAAGAAATGGATCCTGTAGATCACTTCCAGCAAGAAGTGACTGGAGACCTTGGTGACATAAGTATGTTTTGATTTGGATGTTTTCAGTAtttctaattttatataaatactttttaaaacagTAGGACTGCTATACTAATTGCGAGTATAACGTGCGTATATTTTTAAGCAAAACTAGATTGAGATTAAAACGTTCAGTGAATACCCGAGGGTTCTGTGTTAGGAGAGGCACGGAGTTTCCACCCCTTCCGCTAGAACTCCTGTGTTTTGCACTGAACGACGGCCACAAATCGTCTTATTAAATCATCCCTGCTTTTACTGTACGAGTTTTACCTTTGGAGGAAATAAGCTGAAACTGACATAAAATTACtttgcatacaaaaaaaaatacttaaaattttGGAATGCAAAAAACTTAATTCAAGCAatcagtatataacataatcacctgtttattagtttttttccttactACACGTACATGTTTTCTACTGTTGCAGTTCCTGTTGTTGTAAAGCAAGAGAATGTGGATCACACCAAAGAAATCCAAGCCACGCGTCGCTATAGCACCCGTAAGTGATTCTCCCAGGATAATGCGCTCAGGGCTGGACAGGTCTGGTCGGGCAATTCTGAAATCCCACTTTGTCACCTTATAGATTTACTATCAGCAGATGTTTTAGATGTACTGTAATAAAATACTCTCATAATGTAAAGTCACTAAACCATTTCACAGGTTTCTTCGATTAAAATAAGTTTCTTTGTTTCTCCTTCTTTTGAGTGTACTTTGCTAGTTTTGGTCTGTTCTGATATTCGTTTCAATTTGTATTCTAGGTGGTAAAGCAAGATTAGGCGGCTCAAAACAGAAATCAAGTATTGCAAAGAAAGTAAGTGCCGCGTATATacgctactgttcaaaagtttggggtcacttagctgttttcatggtaaacaaggacatttctggcggtaacataattacaaaaaggttttcttaccattagccttttaaacttaaacttggataagcgaacacaacgtgccattggaacacaggagtgatgggagtgataaaggcctatTGGGACACAAGatcgatgggagtgataaagggctattaagagattccattaaaaatcagccgtttccagctacaatagtcatttacaacattaaccccatcagCGCTGGATTTCTGGTCCATTACatgttaatttaaccccttcacgacctttgccggttcaaaAACGGTCAGggaatgacctttgacggtcctgaaccgtcatggGGTTAAATCGGCTCAGAAAGCAATCAAAGATTGACATCGACctagaggcattcagcaacacagaaaaaaaacctcagggATCGCTCCCCGGAGCCtttttattagtaaaaaaaaaaaaaaaagacggcagGTCTTTTAAATATGGCGGTGCCATCTAAAAgcgtttaggaagcgatcggcaATCGTTTCCTCCACTCAGTTGGTGTTcttgaaatgcctcgatatcgtGGAATCCCAGAACATGTTGCCCAGAACATCTGGGCACCAGTGCCAAGATTGTGTGGGACCTAATATTCCCACCTATGAACAAAGGCTACCACTTGTATGTTGACAACTTTTATACAAGCGTCCCTTTGTTCAAGTTGCTGTATTGTTTCGATACAGTAGCTTGCGGTACTATTAGAAAGAACCGCGTGGGTTTCCCACAACGTCTGGCACGAACCCGGCTAGGAAAGGGGGAGACCTCAGCTCTACGTCAAGAGGAGCTTTTGGCATTGAAGTTCAAGGACAGAAAATAAGTGTGCATGCTGAGCACCATCCACGATGAGAGGACTGTGGAGGTTTCTGTCCGTGGCAGAGCTGAGGTTGTAAGAAAGCCAGTGTGCATCAGGGCCTATAACAAGAACATGGGTGGAGTTGATCTGTCAGATCTACCTCATTTTGAGGAAGACAAAGGCCTGGTACAAGAAGGTTGCAATTTATCTGATGCAAATTTCAACCTACAATGCTTTTTTGTTGCATGAGAAAGCAAATCCCGGAATGTCTTTTTTGCAATTTCAGCTTCGAGTAATTTCGAATATCTTGTACCAAGATGCACCTGGTCCCCGGGCGGCGATGGACTCTAGAAGAATTGGGgctacccattttatttttaaaattcctCCTACAGAGAAGAAGCAGAATCCCCAAAAACGATGCAGGGTATGCTACAGCAGGGGGCAAAGAAAGGACACCCCATTATACTGTCCAGAttgccctggagaacctgccCTCTGCCTTGGTAACTGCTTCAAGCTGTACCACACGGTtgcccatttttaatttttttttttttcctgctctacttttgtattttttccccatttactGCTATTTAGATGATTTTTGCTGCACCATTTTTTTTGCACTGACAAGATTCCCCTGTGTCTTTCCCATGGCATGAGGGAATCGCTTAACGGTGCTAGATCAAATCCCTTCCTGGAGAAGGGCCAGGCTTTCTTCTGCCCCATCTGAAAGTTGAGTACAAAACAAGTTTTGACCGGATGTTGTAAACAGTGAATTCCGCAGGTCTCAAATGTTACACAACCTGCCAAACcgatgcatgtggggtatcgctgcactcaggagatgttgctgaacacacattggggtgttgtttgccagtgacatataccaggacctgtatatttataactgaattacaatttgtgtgaaaaaaaataaaaagaattactattacaaagtttgacaaagtgtggttgtataattggtgcatggaaagggttaaaataacagcactggaaataccctggggtgtctagttttcaaaaatatatgatttgacggggttaaattgagttaaccggcttcaaagatgttccaaagaggacatgtaggcagactgaccagatttattaaaaaagatttggaaatcctaaaacgctgcttgtacttattgccctataacttacaaaaaacagcaaaaaaacataaaaacattgggtatttctaaactcaggacaagtagtagaatctatttagctagttttttttttacttgcttttttttaggtgagtaaaagatttttcaaataaaagtcataaaaggttttttttttttcaatttttcaccatgtttttttttgttttttatagtaaataagatgatacgatcaaaataatggtatctgaagaaagcccatcttgtcctgaaaaaaaaccaatatataacttatgtgggttcactaaatgggtgaggagaaaattacagctgaacacaagcaccacaaaagtgtcaaaacagcctcggttccacagggtacaaaacgaaaaaatgagcccggtccttaaggggttaatggacaaaattaacTTTTCTTTCGAAAACAAGGAAACTTCCTTTAGAACAGCAGTGTAGTTCAGTATTCTAAAGGTTTTCAGATGATCGCATTTAAACACGGTTTTCAGCATGGTCCTTATTAGGTGAGGACAGGTGGCTTATAGTCCTGATAACGGCAGGTCGCCAGAAGAGAAATCATGGTGAGGTTGAGGGGGTGAGAAGGGTGAATGTACGTatgaccctttttttttttttaagcttgttttcttcaatttaatagACGGCAGCTTTCAAGAGTCAAAGAGTCTTATCTCACGGAGCTCACCTGGATGAAACAACAAAAAGAATCAGGGTAGGTAC
This window of the Spea bombifrons isolate aSpeBom1 chromosome 12, aSpeBom1.2.pri, whole genome shotgun sequence genome carries:
- the LOC128469989 gene encoding uncharacterized protein LOC128469989 isoform X2, coding for MSTPVPVTFHDVVASFTEEQWTSLERGKRELYQNVIKQIHNALLTLGYTIVNPDTLFRITKEDEACVRIEYSSDHNDVVPDLLLKIKEEAADETPCSEEELNAAYPVIHSVISLNIKQEREVCKKVSMGSEAKPKNHPDTQEDNLSFVKEEEEMCSIDNYNHADLDINVICTSPPTAVKEEDISQLLEIQPTGRYRTDDEPIKQEMDDQIEGHAGYEHTDFTIRRHEYEEESGGTNALSVKRIKVGFQAEGGTERNHSNSDSSDDEERRRRLIEIMDRERHSRPTPPFLLNCLEWVPDRREECTKRKPPAAPVRVGDTAWCSCGGCVALPTDDECVCCTEIKNIEPLLSEGKKCICDSDYVRDRLVSREHIISLYRYSSSYSKLRLPRMDDLKESDYRKTAYRAFCMWAYGRLGRKKGRPIPACVVHRIRTHFPKPDKTYLGLVSASYDPNAVDMLD
- the LOC128469989 gene encoding uncharacterized protein LOC128469989 isoform X1 — its product is MIKISRQVPVTFHDVVASFTEEQWTSLERGKRELYQNVIKQIHNALLTLGYTIVNPDTLFRITKEDEACVRIEYSSDHNDVVPDLLLKIKEEAADETPCSEEELNAAYPVIHSVISLNIKQEREVCKKVSMGSEAKPKNHPDTQEDNLSFVKEEEEMCSIDNYNHADLDINVICTSPPTAVKEEDISQLLEIQPTGRYRTDDEPIKQEMDDQIEGHAGYEHTDFTIRRHEYEEESGGTNALSVKRIKVGFQAEGGTERNHSNSDSSDDEERRRRLIEIMDRERHSRPTPPFLLNCLEWVPDRREECTKRKPPAAPVRVGDTAWCSCGGCVALPTDDECVCCTEIKNIEPLLSEGKKCICDSDYVRDRLVSREHIISLYRYSSSYSKLRLPRMDDLKESDYRKTAYRAFCMWAYGRLGRKKGRPIPACVVHRIRTHFPKPDKTYLGLVSASYDPNAVDMLD
- the LOC128470503 gene encoding uncharacterized protein LOC128470503, producing MPFQVGFHDVAASFTGEQWMGLESWKKELYRNAVTEIHQALLTLGHTIANPDIVFQITKCDKSSVRIDCSGTERESTVAGLPDLLLRVKEETDGGNVSSDEKPNVERSENLISQTLAECPVITSVVSLYVKEEQEEKVSPNSEVKPTSDADVQEDSLFSIKQEEEVHSIDNYNSAGMESVVTVPCSPTSAIKQEMDPVDHFQQEVTGDLGDIIPVVVKQENVDHTKEIQATRRYSTRGKARLGGSKQKSSIAKKLRVISNILYQDAPGPRAAMDSRRIGATHFIFKIPPTEKKQNPQKRCRVCYSRGQRKDTPLYCPDCPGEPALCLGNCFKLYHTTAAFKSQRVLSHGAHLDETTKRIRRLQMLEGMARPFRTLPCFMNDPIIKGQQSPRRPLDLKEETPSTGPPVWCKCGKCCVFDSEEETVCCHNISSLQSLLNEDCGCITNHHFFRDMCLGHDWLNFLFRFLGRTSKKEDILCYLHKLRRTAYRVFTVWAHDYLDRRKYKPIPACAIKAVRDSFPYPEELNVGVMKMYDYPAAIMALD